A stretch of the Phaeodactylum tricornutum CCAP 1055/1 chromosome 15, whole genome shotgun sequence genome encodes the following:
- the Lhcr14 gene encoding protein fucoxanthin chlorophyll a/c protein (Head-to-head with 38121) has protein sequence MKFAILAALCASSALAFTPQKSRVTPSVSTSAAVDDMPGAINFAAKEFKFDPLKLAETYEPFLPWFRESELRHGRTAMLAVVGFIATDFVRIPGEAYSFAAIPKTIDAHDALLKSGPMYQLLLWIGLWDLIVTAPAAVAAAKGERTPGDFGWTLMAPKDDAKMQKKKDSELLNGRLAMVAVGGIATQSVITGHGFPYI, from the exons ATGAAGTTTGCCATTCTCGCTGCGCTCTGCGCGTCATCGGCCTTGGCGTTCACGCCGCAGAAAAGCCGGGTCACCCCGTCCGTCTCCACGTCCgccgccgtcgacgacaTGCCGGGAGCGATCAACTTTGCCGCCAAGGAATTCAAGTTCGATCCGCTCAAGTTGGCGGAAACGTACGAACCATTCTTGCCCTGGTTCCGCGAGAGTGAACTCCGCCACGGACGTACCGCCATGCTCGCCGTCGTCGGCTTTATCGCCACCGACTTTGTCCGCATCCCCGGGGAAGCCTACTCCTTCGCCGCCATTCCCAAGACCATTGACGCACACGACGCTCTCCTCAAGTCCGGTCCCATGTACCAGTTGCTCTTGTGGATTGGACTCTGGGATCTCATCGTTACGGCACCCGCCGCCGTGGCCGCGGCCAAGGGCGAACGCACTCCCGGTG ACTTTGGCTGGACCCTGATGGCTCCCAAGGATGACGCCAAGATGCAAAAGAAGAAGGATTCCGAATTGCTCAACGGAAGATTGGCCATGGTTGCCGTCGGAGGTATTGCTACTCAGAGTGTCATTACCGGACACGGCTTTCCCTACATCTAA
- a CDS encoding predicted protein translates to MTQFRKRISLFTAGLWIFAVSLIYFERKELFGIQQPTFNTTTEERFDEAYLERQLQPAKYTAVNRVKSKDGIYPASNPIVFEKYRKASTNSSRAEPRTGRFAYAFIVGGCKPESPSYRPYIYNIAISTYIQRKRGSTADVILMVQMAYASSHETLPPDDKALLERLGIQVQYIPKTKDESFYRLMLDKFRILRLTQYDRVLFMDSDALARTNLDYLFMLSYEGVLKENFILAGPTEPANGGFFLLQPRPGDWERLLDIVRVAEERGRQSLPYPHWDTTLGWGQAIPALQPYETLVSESRTKATRWGFHGAFADQGLLYHWVKYERQSVSILVNRVVQNWGTDADGQPKMKEKLIFQTLLDRVPESSHHPNFCWRTFVRVRACVPPHSDYVHFTGNRKPWKALGRTQNATTVSKTRYRRSVTTAGPREYRGQQEYRAFWYDTLRTMATELHWTMPAVESISWNRTHRAPLVKFPLHTDAATTQYAASVWSERS, encoded by the coding sequence ATGACGCAGTTCAGGAAACGAATATCGCTGTTCACCGCCGGTCTCTGGATATTTGCTGTTAGTCTGATCTACTTTGAACGGAAGGAACTTTTTGGGATTCAACAGCCGACGTTTAACACCACAACAGAAGAACGCTTCGACGAAGCGTACTTGGAGCGGCAGTTACAGCCCGCCAAATATACAGCCGTCAACCGTGTAAAAAGCAAAGACGGTATTTATCCGGCTTCCAACCCCATCGTCTTCGAAAAATACCGGAAAGCATCAACAAATTCCAGTCGGGCTGAGCCACGTACGGGTCGGTTTGCCTACGCCTTTATAGTTGGAGGCTGCAAGCCCGAAAGTCCATCGTACCGCCCCTATATTTACAACATTGCCATATCTACCTATATTCAACGAAAGCGAGGCAGTACCGCAGACGTGATTCTCATGGTACAGATGGCCTACGCCTCATCACACGAGACTTTACCGCCTGACGACAAGgcacttttggaaagactCGGTATTCAAGTGCAATACATTCCCAAAACCAAGGACGAAAGCTTCTATCGACTCATGCTGGACAAATTTCGCATTCTGCGACTGACTCAGTACGATCGAGTGCTGTTTATGGATTCGGACGCCCTCGCCAGAACCAACCTGGACTACTTGTTTATGCTGTCGTACGAGGGAGTCTTAAAGGAAAACTTCATTTTGGCGGGCCCCACGGAGCCCGCAAACGGCGGCTTCTTCCTGCTCCAGCCTCGACCGGGCGACTGGGAGCGACTGCTCGACATTGTCCGCGTCGCGGAGGAGCGTGGACGCCAAAGTCTACCCTACCCGCACTGGGACACAACACTTGGATGGGGACAGGCGATTCCGGCTTTGCAGCCCTACGAAACGCTGGTTTCCGAGAGCCGCACCAAGGCTACCCGATGGGGGTTCCACGGCGCCTTTGCCGATCAGGGGTTACTGTACCATTGGGTCAAGTACGAACGCCAATCCGTCTCGATCCTCGTAAATCGGGTTGTGCAAAACTGGGGCACGGACGCGGACGGGCAACCCAAAATGAAGGAAAAGTTAATTTTCCAAACCTTGCTGGACCGTGTTCCCGAGTCGTCGCACCACCCCAACTTTTGCTGGCGCACGTTCGTTCGGGTCCGCGCTTGTGTACCACCGCATTCCGACTACGTGCATTTTACCGGCAATCGCAAACCGTGGAAGGCGCTCGGAAGGACACAAAACGCTACTACCGTGTCAAAGACTCGGTATCGCCGGAGTGTCACCACCGCCGGGCCGCGGGAGTACCGGGGTCAGCAAGAGTACCGAGCGTTCTGGTACGACACGTTGCGGACGATGGCGACCGAACTGCACTGGACCATGCCGGCAGTCGAGAGTATCTCCTGGAACCGTACGCACCGTGCCCCACTGGTTAAGTTTCCGCTGCACACGGACGCGGCAACGACGCAGTACGCTGCCAGTGTGTGGTCCGAACGCTCGTGA
- a CDS encoding predicted protein encodes MRLRRLWTFATTAVTAGMVTARRSRDDDHRMPHDADRRIFHNHTIAAQRERIRMRQERFRQHVHSMPPPIGIEPVTLADFAHMQGDRSLGWWGGGSTVTAGSSVAVSEDVLADPTQEYDKWAQAYRMLGGFIDCDHSKEEEGHHSQDQNQNQNKDTVACSRWMMWASYVNPNYQGYEYKEYFGDSPYSKLDCHASDTEWKLLGVYRQEFYQYIEQISKHLWAIDDYEYVVALAGLAYMTDAVCWQIGATSDGAAIYAGVAPKPYGKFQMALYTDEYCLTPDDSLGLTFDDFGLTSDIDLGSKDATDDDGKSWAYDWWYGAQEYTLTSLNEVYEEYKYCTSCVDYPTYQDGYFIGDDGTDDDDLINQCWKFYSHDSFTCEAECIAMAHAQGTILSINYGDTTFGKTSSSFYSRSGRSTSSDNNLAESPLARLLANVFLTLAFLLFVATFLAFAVARRSRYRESRSKKSRRLLSGSSRSGRSSSRKSRRSGDGIFRSSASPRRSSSRARSKPRSSSRRSSRRYEPPSSTLGADGGGAGDATH; translated from the exons ATGCGATTGCGCCGACTCTGGACGTTCGCCACTACGGCAGTAACCGCGGGAATGGTGACGGCGCGTCGGTcccgggacgacgaccaCCGGATGCCCCACGACGCCGACCGCCGGATCTTCCACAATCACACCATCGCCGCACAGCGGGAACGCATCCGGATGCGACAGGAACGTTTTCGACAACACGTACATTCCATGCCGCCACCGATCGGCATCGAGCCGGTTACCTTGGCCGACTTTGCGCACATGCAGGGCGATCGCTCGCTCGGATGGTGGGGTGGTGGTTCCACCGTGACGGCAGGATCGTCCGTGGCCGTGTCCGAAGACGTGCTGGCGGATCCCACGCAAGAATACGACAAGTGGGCCCAAGCCTACCGGATGTTGGGCGGATTTATCGACTGTGATCACAGTAAGGAGGAAGAAGGGCATCATTCGCAAGACCAGAATCAGAACCAAAATAAGGATACGGTGGCTTGTAGTCGATGGATGATGTGGGCGTCG TACGTCAATCCCAACTACCAAGGATACGAATACAAGGAATACTTTGGTGACAGTCCCTATTCCAAACTCGATTGTCACGCCAGTGATACCGAATGGAAGTTGCTCGGAGTGTATCGCCAAGAATTCTACCAGTACATTGAACAAATTTCCAAGCATTTATGGGCCATTGACGACTACGAATACGTCGTGGCTTTGGCCGGACTCGCCTACATGACCGACGCCGTTTGTTGGCAGATCGGTGCTACCAGCGACGGCGCCGCCATTTACGCCGGTGTCGCACCAAAACCCTACGGAAAATTCCAAATGGCCCTCTACACGGACGAGTACTGCTTGACACCGGACGATAGCTTGGGATTGACctttgacgactttggaTTGACGTCCGATATCGATCTGGGATCCAAGGACGCCACGGACGATGACGGCAAATCCTGGGCCTACGATTGGTGGTACGGGGCGCAGGAATACACACTCACCAGCTTGAACGAAGTTTACGAGGAATACAAGTACTGCACATCCTGTGTAGATTATCCCACCTACCAGGATGGCTACTTTATTGGTGACGACGGGacggacgatgacgatttGATCAATCAGTGTTGGAAATTTTATTCACACGACTCCTTTACCTGCGAAGCCGAGTGTATCGCCATGGCGCACGCGCAAGGCACTATTCTCAGTATCAACTACGGTGACACCACGTTTGGCAAAACATCTTCCAGTTTCTATTCCCGGTCCGGCCGCTCCACGAGTTCCGACAACAACTTGGCCGAATCCCCCCTGGCGAGACTACTGGCCAATGTCTTTTTGACTCTGGCGTTTTTATTGTTCGTCGCCACCTTTTTGGCCTTTGCCGTGGCCCGACGTTCGCGATACCGGGAATCGCGGAGTAAGAAGAGTCGCCGTCTGTTGAGTGGGAGTAGCCGCTCGGGACGATCATCGTCGCGGAAATCTCGACGCTCGGGCGATGGCATCTTTCGGAGTTCGGCGTCACCCCGGCGGTCGTCGTCCCGTGCGAGATCGAAACCGCGGTCTAGTTCCCGTCGGAGTTCGAGACGGTACGAACCACCGTCGAGTACGCTGGGCGCGGATGGCGGCGGTGCTGGTGATGCAACACACTAG
- a CDS encoding predicted protein: MKTTALRLWSAWSLTATSHAWLSSSPFRLASLRLPTARATSTSNLDTDATTKFVPPARVVRDVLPTVYVYDHCPFCVRVRFALGVKNVKHYVHFLANDDVPTPTALVGKKIAPVWVWPEADIVMAESLDICRLVDADERFGPVQAIRPATERTDIRDWQKSVQSLLRTLQRPRYVATGLLPEFQQRDARDAFVANHQLPPYEKNEWKGSDGPTLAEKWQLYRDARDADPTQHLQALNEKLVELDELLDSEYHCSPGGLSYDDVDLFARLRSVTIVKGVQWPTKLRAYMDYMAELGDVPLYDAMAM; the protein is encoded by the coding sequence ATGAAGACTACCGCTTTGCGTCTCTGGAGTGCGTGGAGTTTGACGGCAACGTCCCACGCGtggctgtcgtcgtcgccgtttcGATTGGCGTCCCTGCGCCTGCCAACGGCTCGTGCCACCTCCACGTCCAACTTGGACACGGACGCGACCACGAAGTTTGTTCCTCCCGCACGCGTCGTCCGGGACGTGTTGCCGACGGTCTACGTCTACGACCACTGTCCCTTTTGCGTCCGCGTACGATTCGCTCTCGGCGTCAAGAACGTGAAACACTACGTCCACTTTctcgccaacgacgacgtgcCCACACCGACGGCTCTCGTGGGGAAGAAGATTGCCCCCGTGTGGGTCTGGCCCGAAGCCGACATCGTCATGGCCGAGTCGCTCGACATTTGTCGACTCGTCGACGCCGATGAGCGCTTCGGACCCGTCCAGGCGATTCGACCCGCTACGGAACGCACCGACATCCGTGACTGGCAGAAATCCGTACAGTCGCTCCTACGGACCCTCCAACGACCACGTTACGTCGCGACCGGACTCCTACCGGAATTCCAACAACGCGATGCCCGGGACGCCTTTGTCGCCAATCATCAACTCCCACCCTACGAAAAAAACGAATGGAAAGGATCCGATGGTCCCACGTTGGCCGAGAAATGGCAGCTCTATCGTGACGCCCGGGACGCCGATCCGACCCAGCACCTCCAAGCGCTCAACGAGAAACTCGTGGAACTGGACGAACTCCTCGATTCGGAATATCACTGCTCCCCGGGAGGACTCAGTTACGACGACGTGGATCTCTTCGCCCGACTCCGCTCCGTCACGATCGTCAAGGGTGTCCAGTGGCCGACCAAATTGAGAGCCTACATGGATTACATGGCGGAACTCGGGGATGTTCCCCTCTACGACGCCATGGCCATGTAA
- the Lhcr13 gene encoding protein fucoxanthin chlorophyll a/c protein yields MKSIIFASLLTSAAAFAPASSSTTRTATPTALNEEFCRGYVGGESVEPMFIGKTGSKNFDPLGLTEKVPEWVPWFRESELKHGRAAMLAVAGFVVPEFVRVPGEAYSFAAIPNVIDAHDALPQAMIQIFAWISFVEAVSFPALANMNEFDRVPGDFGFDPLKLYPKDAAKQEQMQLKELKNGRLAMVAIGGMVTGSAITGHGFPYL; encoded by the exons ATGAAGAGTATCATCTTTGCGTCCCTCTTGACTTCGGCGGCAGCCTTTGCTCCGGCCTCCTCATCGACTACCCGAACGGCGACGCCTACCGCCTTGAACGAAGAATTCTGCCGAGGATACGTCGGTGGTGAATCCGTTGAACCCATGTTCATTGGCAAGACCGGATCCAAGAACTTTGATCCCCTGGGTCTGACGGAG AAAGTTCCCGAGTGGGTGCCTTGGTTCCGCGAGTCCGAGCTCAAGCACGGCCGTGCCGCCATGCTCGCGGTGGCGGGATTCGTCGTGCCCGAGTTCGTCCGCGTCCCCGGTGAGGCCTACTCCTTCGCCGCCATTCCCAACGTCATTGACGCCCACGATGCCTTGCCGCAAGCCATGATCCAAATCTTTGCCTGGATCAGCTTTGTGGAAGCCGTGTCCTTCCCCGCACTCGCCAACATGAACGAATTCGATCGGGTGCCCGGAGACTTTGGTTTCGATCCCCTCAAGCTCTACCCCAAGGACGCCGCCAAGCAAGAACAAATGCAATTGAAGGAACTCAAGAACGGACGTCTCGCCATGGTCGCCATCGGTGGGATGGTCACCGGATCCGCCATTACCGGACACGGATTCCCCTACCTTTAA
- a CDS encoding predicted protein, which translates to LVLNADYQPLTYLPLSLWSWQDAVKAIFSGKVTVVDVYPDVTIRAASLELPLPSVIALNEYVPTYQSRPAFTKRNVFLRDEYRCQYCADQFHTRDLSLDHVVPRCRGGRLTWDNAVTSCRHCNGRKGSLDVTQLGRVGMRLQRSP; encoded by the coding sequence CTCGTGCTCAATGCCGATTATCAACCACTAACGTATCTGCCGCTCTCCCTCTGGAGTTGGCAAGATGCCGTCAAGGCTATCTTTTCTGGGAAAGTCACCGTCGTGGACGTCTACCCGGACGTTACCATCCGTGCTGCATCCTTGGAACTCCCCTTGCCATCCGTCATTGCCCTCAACGAGTACGTCCCCACCTACCAATCCCGCCCCGCCTTTACCAAACGCAACGTATTTCTACGTGACGAGTACCGCTGTCAGTACTGCGCGGACCAGTTCCACACCCGCGATTTGTCCCTCGATCACGTCGTCCCAAGGTGTCGGGGTGGTCGCTTGACCTGGGACAACGCCGTCACCAGTTGTCGACACTGTAACGGACGCAAGGGGTCCCTGGACGTTACCCAGCTCGGCCGGGTCGGGATGCGCCTTCAACGATCCCCG
- a CDS encoding predicted protein, with protein sequence MKLSFRGCLLSALLLGDAAASIISSSDARLPMSLSSVISDLEAEGYGGLAIAQPETLEVAETALACDGTLLYYPTSTDLSRGEGLFDDLAPAMEKIIAAASDGNPQANLLVIVPDGSSATIQRQLETAAENVLSNLVTNGKPVAVLQDVFAKVLYASAAEASSVLQTQIAKSTTPDAAMALVATVVGAESSLWPGASSIVSMGSPAMNADDLAAARILGPAAREILSSTVELVQNEYQGNTKFEPGFGSLCDAVIQRASDTLEQEASDAPSILSSSLGKQIRANLQSQLSAELNDFFVIQLKLLEALCFDEYKKGLSKLIISPKLDSDMEQVVKKSVAAFAKSAKQLVASQAQGWTAQPAKDAYAKRLKTHAFNRLLSARAGGQFKPLPRKGVTVGFHWLLPKPFGNDFRQEPWMVHATDNMVYVPKDKITDISAEEVLAGDWRDKVVPSPVGNDMLYMQ encoded by the exons ATGAAGTTGTCTTTCCGAGGGTGTCTATTGTCCGCCCTGTTGCTAGGGGATGCGGCAGCATCCATTATCAGTTCTTCCGATGCGCGCTTGCCGATGAGTCTTTCGTCGGTTATTTCGGATTTAGAAGCCGAAGGCT ACGGGGGCCTCGCGATTGCCCAGCCCGAAACGTTGGAAGTTGCCGAAACGGCATTGGCGTGCGACGGAACCTTGCTGTACTATCCCACTTCTACTGACTTGTCTCGCGGCGAAGGATTGTTTGACGATCTGGCCCCGGCTATGGAAAAAATTATAGCGGCCGCGAGCGATGGGAATCCGCAAGCAAACTTGTTGGTGATTGTACCCGACGGCAGCAGTGCGACGATACAAAGGCAGTTGGAAACCGCTGCGGAAAATGTCTTGTCTAATTTGGTGACCAACGGCAAGCCGGTGGCCGTCTTGCAGGACGTCTTTGCCAAGGTTCTGTACGCATCCGCGGCAGAGGCTTCCAGCGTGCTGCAGACGCAAATTGCGAAAAGCACCACCCCCGACGCCGCCATGGCCCTCGTGGCCACTGTCGTTGGTGCGGAAAGTTCCCTCTGGCCCGGAGCGTCTTCTATTGTTTCCATGGGGTCGCCTGCCATGAACGCGGACGatttggcggcggctcgTATACTCGGTCCGGCTGCCCGCGAAATACTCTCGTCCACGGTGGAACTCGTGCAGAATGAATATCAAGGCAACACAAAATTCGAGCCGGGTTTCGGAAGTCTCTGTGATGCGGTTATTCAACGAGCTAGCGACACATTGGAGCAAGAGGCTTCCGACGCACCCTCGATTCTCAGCTCATCGTTGGGCAAGCAGATTCGGGCCAATTTACAATCCCAACTCTCTGCTGAACTCAATGATTTTTTCGTGATTCAACTCAAACTACTTGAGGCTTTATgttttgatgaatacaaaaAGGGACTGTCTAAACTCATTATTTCACCAAAATTGGATTCTGATATGGAACAAGTTGTCAAAAAGTCGGTCGCCGCCTTTGCTAAATCCGCCAAACAACTTGTAGCTTCTCAAGCCCAAGGTTGGACTGCCCAACCCGCCAAGGATGCTTACGCCAAGCGTTTAAAAACCCACGCATTCAATCGACTCTTGTCAGCCCGTGCGGGCGGTCAATTTAAGCCACTCCCTCGCAAAGGTGTCACGGTCGGGTTTCATTGGCTACTACCCAAACCATTCGGTAACGACTTTAGACAAGAACCGTGGATGGTGCACGCAACGGACAACATGGTATACGTACCTAAAGATAAGATCACCGATATAAGCGCGGAAGAAGTGCTGGCGGGAGATTGGCGGGACAAGGTTGTCCCTAGTCCGGTGGGTAACGATATGCTGTATATGCAGTAA
- a CDS encoding predicted protein, with the protein RGLTKEQEARYSFQIRTLRAALALREQLVTLRDGMHVHPKHQEWAAACGVSVIVLRQVLDEGQQARAALVAANLGLVTALAKRQLSTLQTATEAGRGVGTILTLQDLIQEGTLGLMKAAERFEPERGWRFSTYATWWVRQRILKSVSDSSRTIRLPAHVHGTLQRIQKAKAWFRAHGEEATLSSLAQYLELPVEKVRLYTDSSRNVMSLETPLKGRSAFKDENTRTLGDTLASDEKTPEENVEAQALRLDLEHVMIKVLTDVEQNVLRRRFGLEDGTSWSLEETAKQLGMSRDRIRLVEARALNKLRRPQQNYKLRSYM; encoded by the coding sequence CGTGGCTTgacgaaagaacaagaagcTCGGTACAGTTTCCAAATTCGTACCTTGAGGGCAGCTCTTGCGCTGCGTGAGCAACTGGTCACGCTTCGAGACGGCATGCACGTGCATCCCAAGCACCAGGAATGGGCTGCTGCTTGTGGTGTGTCCGTGATTGTCCTACGACAGGTTCTAGATGAGGGGCAACAAGCTCGCGCTGCTCTCGTGGCTGCCAACCTGGGCCTCGTTACGGCACTTGCAAAACGACAGCTCAGCACGTTGCAGACCGCCACCGAAGCAGGACGTGGAGTGGGCACCATTCTGACGCTACAAGACCTCATCCAGGAAGGTACACTAGGATTGATGAAAGCAGCAGAGCGCTTCGAGCCCGAACGCGGGTGGCGCTTCAGCACGTACGCGACTTGGTGGGTCCGACAGCGCATCCTCAAGTCGGTGTCGGATTCGTCACGAACCATTCGGCTACCGGCACACGTACACGGGACCCTCCAACGCattcaaaaagcaaaagcgtGGTTCCGGGCCCACGGAGAAGAGGCCACTCTGAGTAGTTTGGCGCAGTACCTGGAATTGCCGGTGGAAAAGGTGCGACTGTATACCGACTCGTCTCGGAACGTGATGAGTTTAGAAACACCATTGAAGGGCCGAAGCGCTTTCAAAGACGAGAACACGCGGACTCTCGGGGATACGTTGGCGTCGGACGAAAAGACGCCGGAAGAAAACGTCGAAGCGCAGGCTTTGCGACTGGACTTGGAGCATGTAATGATTAAGGTGTTGACGGATGTGGAGCAGAATGTGTTGCGGAGACGATTCGGGCTGGAAGATGGGACTTCTTGGTCATTGGAAGAAACGGCCAAACAACTAGGGATGTCTCGGGATCGGATTCGCCTTGTCGAAGCCCGAGCACTGAATAAATTGCGACGTCCACAACAGAATTATAAGCTTCGATCATACATG
- a CDS encoding predicted protein produces LTKEEEAQYSFQIRTLSAALALREQLVTLQDGMHVHPTHQEWAAACGVSAVELRRVLDEGQQARAALVAANLGLVTALAKRQLSTLQTATEAGRGVGTILTLQDLIQEGTLGLMKAAERFEPERGWRFSTYATWWVRQRILKSVSDSSRTIRLPAHVHGTLQRIQKAKAWFQAHGEEATLSSLAQYLELPVEKVRLYTDSSRNVMSLETPLKGRSAFKDENTRTLGDTLASDEKTPEEDVEAQALRLDLEHVMTQVLTDVEQNVLRRRFGLEDGTCWSVEETARQLGVSRDRIRLVETRALNKLRHPQQNYKLQSYV; encoded by the coding sequence CtaacgaaagaagaagaggcgCAGTATAGTTTCCAAATTCGTACCCTGAGCGCTGCTCTCGCGCTGCGTGAGCAACTGGTCACGCTTCAAGACGGCATGCATGTGCATCCCACTCACCAGGAATGGGCTGCTGCTTGCGGTGTGTCCGCCGTGGAACTACGTCGCGTCTTGGACGAAGGACAGCAGGCTCGCGCTGCTCTCGTGGCTGCCAACCTGGGCCTCGTTACGGCACTTGCAAAACGACAGCTCAGCACGTTGCAGACCGCCACCGAAGCAGGACGTGGAGTGGGCACCATTCTGACGCTACAAGACCTCATCCAGGAAGGTACACTAGGATTGATGAAAGCAGCAGAGCGCTTCGAGCCCGAACGCGGGTGGCGCTTCAGCACGTACGCGACTTGGTGGGTCCGACAGCGCATCCTCAAGTCGGTGTCGGATTCGTCACGAACCATTCGGCTACCGGCACACGTACACGGGACTCTCCAACGCATTCAAAAGGCGAAAGCATGGTTCCAGGCCCACGGGGAGGAGGCCACACTGAGCAGTCTGGCGCAGTACCTGGAATTGCCGGTGGAAAAGGTGCGACTGTATACCGACTCGTCTCGGAATGTGATGAGTTTAGAAACACCATTGAAGGGCCGAAGCGCTTTCAAAGACGAGAACACGCGGACTCTCGGGGATACGTTGGCGTCGGACGAAAAGACGCCGGAAGAAGACGTCGAAGCGCAGGCTTTGCGACTGGACTTGGAGCACGTCATGACCCAGGTGTTGACCGACGTGGAGCAGAATGTGTTGCGGAGACGATTCGGGTTGGAAGATGGGACTTGCTGGTCCGTGGAAGAAACAGCCAGACAATTAGGGGTATCTCGGGATCGGATTCGCCTTGTCGAAACCCGAGCACTGAACAAATTGCGACACCCGCAACAAAATTACAAGCTGCAGTCT
- a CDS encoding predicted protein — translation MATDPAVLLGRFDWFSSVYNMDISVQVLGYWWWWLFIVPSLRSRRPRGPEKRALDVAFLATPAVSLLAPVATKDTAAIWTANLVVVLAAYAWAYATTQDDNDDSNNSDDDANQPAWLKFLYKSLDFGSGRERGARQ, via the coding sequence ATGGCCACCGATCCGGCTGTCTTGCTCGGTCGATTCGATTGGTTCAGCAGTGTCTACAATATGGATATTTCCGTACAAGTCCTCGGCTactggtggtggtggttgttCATTGTCCCCAGTTTGCGGTCGCGTCGGCCCCGGGGACCGGAAAAACGGGCCCTCGACGTGGCCTTCCTCGCCACACCAGCCGTGTCACTCCTCGCTCCCGTTGCGACCAAGGATACCGCCGCCATTTGGACCGCCAAtctcgttgtcgtcctgGCCGCGTACGCCTGGGCCTACGCCACGacgcaagacgacaacgacgacagcaacaatagtgacgacgatgccAACCAACCCGCGTGGCTCAAATTTCTCTACAAAAGTTTGGACTTTGGATCCGGACGGGAACGCGGTGCTCGACAGTAA